A genomic stretch from Juglans microcarpa x Juglans regia isolate MS1-56 chromosome 3S, Jm3101_v1.0, whole genome shotgun sequence includes:
- the LOC121258636 gene encoding wall-associated receptor kinase 2-like has product MNPIPDSWWLDLTLLSYDYKRSKFFRKNLADRDKEDLNSQLRNSSGELSNGIIATAAAAPEIAKPNCQDRCGDVEIPYPFGTTEDCYLNDYFSIVCNESSNEPQTLIGNNLVVTNISVHGQLDILMYIAHQCFPNSSGILGSENIPFLRVPAFTISHTQNKFVAVGCDTYAFLNAFQNNEPFSIGCTSTCRSMRNVFNGSCSGIGCCQVEIPKGLKNFSLEARSYDNHTTVQSFNPCSYAFVAKQGQFNFSSTYLQSLQNVLTNPMVVDWAIGNETCEYAQTKSDYICGGNSTCFDPDNNGYGYRCKCEEGYDGNPYLPHGCQDIDECKIGKPCNGSAKCTNLVGSFSCTCPRGYVGDGKMHGCIPKARQSWTIIIAMGIGIILLLLLVGGSWVYWGLKRRQLIKLKENFFQKNGGLVLQQKLSSYTSTCMETTRIFSVEELEKATDNYDESRVLGQGGYGTVYKGVLSDNKVVAIKKSKICDQSQIKQFINEVIVLTQVNHRNVVKLLGCCLETEVPLLVYEFITNGTLFDYIHNKSLSSSFSWEMRLKIASEIAGALAYLHSATSMPIIHRDVKTANILLDESYSAKVSDFGASRLVPLDQTHIATLVQGTFGYLDPEYFHTSQLTEKSDVYSFGVVVAELLTGKKALCFDRPESDRNLAMYFSSMIKEYRIIEIIDDHIVSEGSIEEVKEVANLAKRCLRLKGEERPTMKEIAMELEGLRITEKHWWGKPEYIYTEDQTEQLLSADTFSLDVGNGYSSSTNTTSKYEA; this is encoded by the exons ATGAATCCTATTCCTGACAGCTGGTGGCTTGACTTGACCCTCCTCTCGTACGACTATAAAAGGTCCAaatttttcaggaaaaatcTTGCAGACAGAGACAAGGAAGACTTGAATTCTCAGCTCAGAAATAGTTCTGGGGAGCTAAGCAATG GAATAATTGCAACTGCAGCAGCAGCTCCTGAAATAGCCAAGCCTAACTGCCAAGACCGATGTGGAGATGTTGAGATTCCATATCCATTTGGCACAACTGAAGATTGCTACCTAAATGATTACTTTTCCATCGTTTGTAACGAGTCTTCCAACGAACCCCAAACTCTGATCGGAAATAATTTGGTTGTCACCAACATTTCTGTCCACGGTCAGCTTGACATCTTGATGTACATAGCCCACCAGTGTTTCCCTAACTCCAGCGGTATTCTTGGGTCTGAAAACATTCCCTTTCTGAGAGTCCCTGCCTTCACCATTTCCCACACCCAAAACAAGTTCGTCGCCGTCGGCTGTGACACTTACGCCTTCCTCAATGCTTTCCAGAATAATGAACCCTTCTCCATCGGCTGCACTTCAACATGCCGAAGTATGAGGAATGTTTTCAATGGATCTTGCTCTGGAATTGGGTGTTGCCAGGTTGAGATTCCAAAAGGACTGAAGAATTTCTCATTGGAAGCACGGAGCTATGACAATCACACTACTGTACAGAGCTTCAATCCATGCAGCTATGCCTTTGTTGCTAAACAAGGCCAGTTCAACTTCTCCTCCACTTATCTTCAAAGCCTGCAAAACGTTTTAACCAATCCAATGGTTGTTGATTGGGCAATCGGTAATGAAACATGTGAATATGCTCAGACAAAGTCAGATTACATATGCGGAGGGAACAGCACATGTTTTGATCCAGACAATAATGGGTATGGGTACCGTTGCAAGTGCGAAGAGGGTTATGATGGAAACCCTTACCTTCCTCATGGTTGCCAAG ATATTGATGAGTGCAAAATTGGGAAACCCTGCAATGGATCAGCAAAATGCACCAACCTTGTTGGGAGTTTCTCATGTACTTGTCCCCGTGGCTACGTAGGCGATGGGAAGATGCATGGCTGCATTCCTAAAGCTAGACAATCTTGGACAATAATTATTGCAATGG GTATCGGAATAATCCTCTTGTTGCTACTTGTGGGAGGTTCTTGGGTTTATTGGGGATTGAAAAGAAGACAACTCATAAAGCTCAAAGagaatttctttcaaaaaaacgGTGGCTTAGTGTTACAACAAAAACTTTCAAGTTACACAAGTACATGCATGGAGACAACAAGAATCTTTAGTGTAGAAGAGCTTGAAAAGGCTACTGACAACTATGATGAGAGTAGAGTCCTTGGCCAAGGAGGTTATGGAACTGTTTACAAAGGAGTATTATCAGACAACAAAGTGGTTGCCATTAAGAAATCAAAAATCTGTGATCAGAGCCAAATTAAACAATTCATAAACGAGGTGATTGTGCTTACCCAAGTTAATCATAGGAATGTGGTCAAGCTATTAGGTTGTTGTCTAGAAACGGAAGTTCCTTTACTGGTTTATGAATTTATCACAAATGGGACTCTTTTTGACTACATTCATAACAAAAGCTTATCATCCTCATTCTCGTGGGAAATGCGTCTGAAGATAGCATCAGAAATTGCAGGAGCACTTGCATACCTACATTCAGCAACTTCCATGCCAATCATACATAGAGATGTAAAAACTGCAAACATACTTCTAGATGAAAGCTACTCAGCAAAAGTGTCTGACTTCGGAGCTTCAAGACTAGTTCCTCTTGATCAAACGCACATAGCAACATTGGTGCAAGGAACTTTTGGGTACTTGGATCCAGAATACTTTCATACTAGCCAACTAACAGAAAAAAGTGACGTCTATAGCTTTGGTGTTGTTGTTGCAGAGCTATTGACAGGTAAAAAGGCACTTTGTTTTGATAGGCCTGAAAGTGATAGAAATCTAGCAATGTATTTTAGTTCTATGATAAAAGAATATCGTATAATTGAAATAATTGACGATCATATTGTAAGTGAGGGAAGTATTGAGGAGGTGAAGGAAGTTGCTAACCTTGCAAAAAGGTGCTTAAGATTAAAAGGGGAAGAAAGACCTACCATGAAGGAAATAGCAATGGAGCTTGAGGGATTGAGAATTACAGAAAAGCATTGGTGGGGAAAGCCTGAATATATCTATACAGAAGATCAGACTGAACAGTTGCTCAGTGCAGACACATTTAGCCTTGATGTTGGCAATGGCTACTCTTCTTCTACCAACACAACTTCCAAATACGAAGCATGA